One genomic region from Strix uralensis isolate ZFMK-TIS-50842 chromosome 5, bStrUra1, whole genome shotgun sequence encodes:
- the SLC38A1 gene encoding sodium-coupled neutral amino acid symporter 1 encodes MPFKAGLELTELQNMTVPEDDNISNDSNDFTEVENGQINSKFISDRESRRSLTNSHLEKKKCDEYIPGTTSLGMSVFNLSNAIMGSGILGLAFALANTGILLFLLLLVSVTLLSIYSIYLLLVCSKETGCMVYEKLGEQVFGTPGKMIVFGSTSLQNVGAMLSYLFIVKNELPSAIKFLMGKEESFSAWYVDGRILVVTVTFGIILPLCLLKNLGYLGYTSGFSLSCMVFFLVVVIYKKFQIPCGGSELNATSSILSNSSAHEHMCKPKYVIFNSKTVYALPTIAFAFVCHPSVLPIYSELKDRSQKKMQLVSNISFFAMFVMYFMTAIFGYLTFYDNVQSDLLHKYQSKDDILILTVRLAVIVAVILTVPVLFFTVRSSLFELARKTKFDLCRHVLVTFVLLVIINLLVIFIPTMKDIFGVVGVTSANMLIFILPSSLYLKITQQDGSKLTQRIWASLFLALGIMFSLVSIPLVIYDWVQSGGSAEGH; translated from the exons ATGCCTTTCAAAGCTGGATTAGAACTGACTGAATTGCAGAATATGACTGTCCCTGAAGATGATAACATCAGCAATGATTCAAATGATTTCACAGAGGTGGAAAATGGCCAGATAAATAG CAAGTTTATTTCGGATCGAGAAAGCAGACGAAGTCTCACAAACAGCcacctggagaagaaaaaatgcGATGAATAT ATCCCAGGAACTACTTCGCTGGGGATGTCCGTCTTCAACCTCAGCAATGCAATCATGGGCAGTGGTATTTTGGGTCTCGCTTTTGCCTTGGCCAACACAGGAATTCTCCTTTTTCT GCTGCTTTTGGTTTCAGTGACGCTGCTGTCTATTTATTCAATATATCTCCTGTTGGTGTGTTCAAAAGAAACAG gctGCATGGTGTATGAAAAGCTGGGTGAGCAGGTCTTTGGTACCCCAGGGAAAATGATTGTCTTTGGATCTACATCTCTGCAGAACGTTGGAG caaTGTTGAGCTATCTCTTCATAGTCAAAAATGAGCTGCCTTCTGCCATAAAGTTTCTAATGGGAAAAGAAGAATCTTTTTC GGCATGGTACGTGGATGGGCGGATTCTTGTTGTCACAGTGACGTTTGGTATAATCCTCCCTTTATGTCTCCTTAAGAACTTAG ggTATCTTGGCTATACCAGTGGATTTTCATTAAGCTGCATGGTATTCTTCCTGGTAGTG GTTATTTACAAGAAGTTTCAAATTCCCTGTGGCGGATCGGAGCTAAATGCAACATCATCTATTCTGTCAAATAGCTCAGCACATGAACATATGTGTAAGCCAAAGTATGTTATCTTTAATTCCAAG ACTGTGTACGCTTTGCCCACCATTGCTTTTGCATTTGTGTGTCATCCATCAGTCCTCCCGATTTACAGCGAACTTAAAGA ccgttcacagaaaaaaatgcagttggtttcaaatatctcattttttgccatgtttgtGATGTACTTTATGACTGCCATATTTGGCTATTTGACTTTCTACG ACAATGTGCAGTCAGATCTGCTTCACAAGTACCAGAGCAAAGATGACATCCTCATCCTGACCGTGCGCTTGGCTGTGATCGTTGCGGTGATACTCACGGTGCCGGTGCTGTTTTTCACT GTGCGTTCATCATTATTTGAGCTggctagaaaaacaaaatttgacTTATGCCGTCATGTTTTGGTTACTTTTGTTCTTTTGGTTATCATCAACCTGCTAGTCATTTTTATCCCAACCATGAAGGATATTTTCGGAGTTGTAG GGGTCACTTCTGCCAATATGCTGATTTTCATTCTTCCTTCATCgttgtatttaaaaattacacaGCAGGATGGATCAAAGTTGACTCAGAGGATTTGG GCTTCTCTTTTCTTGGCACTGGGGATAATGTTTTCCCTAGTGAGCATTCCCTTGGTCATCTATGACTGGGTACAATCAGGAGGCAGTGCCGAAGGCCACTGA